From the Phyllopteryx taeniolatus isolate TA_2022b chromosome 16, UOR_Ptae_1.2, whole genome shotgun sequence genome, one window contains:
- the LOC133465949 gene encoding uncharacterized protein LOC133465949 — translation MLKRSIFSSAVRTRVFNWFSIMWFTMTVATTAVMADVAVRTTPDMVVRCGDNVTLTCNATSDELLDVKLFSWISPNKTLFDSKIKNNDSAVVCLNKTDNSHHKLTLTLLNIMPIHQGQYICKFRGQVGINSSTTNITVQDCLGNQNYFINESIAECWFHGVSSPGKIQWFKGDDRLTDSIRSNEKVDQYGRYNITSTIKAPRGNQIYNCSLWILGKYVSSQKVVMVKESKNASESKYKLQWICLMLHAIVVTFIM, via the exons ATG TTAAAAAGAAGCATTTTCTCCTCTGCTGTGAGGACACGTGTTTTCAACTGGTTTTCCATCATGTGGTTTACTATGACAGTCGCCACGACAG CTGTGATGGCAGATGTGGCTGTGAGGACAACTCCTGACATGGTGGTCCGCTGCGGGGACAATGTAACACTGACATGCAATGCCACCTCGGACGAGTTATTGGatgttaaattattttcttggaTTAGTCCCAACAAAACGTTATTTGACTCTAAGATCAAGAACAATGATTCTGCAGTTGTGTGTCTGAACAAAACGGATAATTCCCACCATAAGCTCACTCTGACACTCTTAAACATAATGCCCATCCACCAAGGACAGTACATCTGCAAATTTCGTGGACAAGTGGGAATAAATTCCAGCACCACTAATATTACCGTACAAG ACTGCCTTGGAAATCAGAACTACTTCATTAATGAGTCTATTGCAGAGTGCTGGTTCCATGGAGTTTCCAGCCCTGGTAAAATCCAGTGGTTCAAGGGAGATGACCGGTTAACGGACTCAATAAGATCAAATGAAAAAGTTGACCAATATGGCCGCTACAATATCACAAGTACAATAAAAGCACCAAGAGGAAACCAAATTTATAACTGCTCATTATGGATACTCGGGAAATATGTCTCCAGTCAAAAGGTAGTCATGGTTAAAGAGTCAAAAAATGCATCCGAAAGTAAATACAAACTCCAGTGGATCTGTCTGATGTTACATGCCATAGTGGTGACATTTATCATGTAA
- the rasd4 gene encoding rasd family member 4: MSLEEKERTNVRLVFLGAAGVGKTALIQRFLKDTFETKHRRTVEELHRKEYEVGGVKVNVNIMDTSGSYSFPAMRRLSIQNSDAFALVYAVNDPASLEVVKRLRDEILELKEDKYTPIVVIGNKIDCHHERQVSCEDVVSTVELDWNNSLVEASAKDNINVLQAFRELLQQANLPRWFSPALCHRRETFPKEKNKIAAMNKAKSCFLS; the protein is encoded by the coding sequence ATGTCTCTTGAAGAAAAAGAGCGGACAAATGTGCGTCTAGTTTTTCTGGGAGCAGCAGGTGTGGGGAAGACAGCCCTCATCCAGCGCTTCTTAAAGGACACCTTTGAGACCAAGCACCGGCGCACAGTTGAGGAGCTCCACAGAAAGGAGTATGAGGTTGGGGGTGTCAAAGTAAACGTCAACATCATGGACACCAGTGGCAGCTACTCTTTCCCAGCCATGAGAAGGCTCTCCATCCAGAACAGTGATGCCTTTGCACTGGTCTACGCAGTGAATGACCCAGCATCCTTGGAGGTGGTTAAACGTCTGCGGGATGAGATTCTGGAGCTCAAGGAGGACAAGTACACACCTATTGTGGTGATAGGTAACAAGATTGACTGTCACCACGAGCGTCAAGTGTCATGTGAGGATGTTGTCTCAACAGTGGAGCTGGACTGGAACAACAGCCTTGTGGAGGCATCTGCCAAAGACAACATTAACGTGCTACAAGCGTTCAGGGAGCTTTTACAGCAAGCCAACCTGCCCAGGTGGTTTAGCCCGGCACTGTGCCACAGGAGGGAAACCTTTCCCAAGGAGAAGAACAAGATAGCTGCAATGAACAAGGCCAAGAGCTGTTTTCTCTCCTAA